One Salvelinus sp. IW2-2015 linkage group LG4q.2, ASM291031v2, whole genome shotgun sequence DNA window includes the following coding sequences:
- the LOC111963042 gene encoding voltage-gated potassium channel regulatory subunit KCNF1-like, protein MWTIPKPRYKNCNSLDTRDEAEISVNIGGVKLVLYGDVLNRYPESRLAELINCSTLSYDIIYSLCDDYDPGKREFYFDRDPDAFRCIIDVYYFGEIHIKRGICPICFIKEMEFWKIDQSYLDECCKSDLTEKEEELAEIANKVKLILDDLDVVPSFNRSARYQKSLWKLMEKPESSLPARIIAIASFLFVLVSSLVMCVGTIPEVQMEDDEGDLVEHPTLEAIETACIGWFTVEYLLRFMSSPNKLHFFLSFMNIIDFMAIMPFYVVLTLTYQGTAMMDLAKVQQAVQALRIMRIARIFKLARHSSGLQTLTYALKRSFKELGLLLMYMGIGIFVFSALGYTLEQSHPETLFSSIPQSFWWAIITMTTVGYGDIYPKTTLGKCNAAISFLCGVIAIALPIHPIINNFVIFYNKQRLLETAAKHELELMELQSSEDSMVKATRKSGALGALESSMRTSRSDNSIPLIEESTRTFKSKKYCSETESF, encoded by the coding sequence ATGTGGACTATACCCAAACCCCGATATAAGAACTGCAACAGCTTGGACACGAGGGATGAAGCCGAGATATCCGTGAACATTGGCGGGGTGAAGCTCGTTTTATACGGGGATGTACTTAACCGCTACCCGGAGAGTCGACTTGCAGAACTTATCAACTGCTCAACTCTGAGTTACGACATTATTTACTCACTTTGTGATGACTACGACCCCGGTAAAAGGGAGTTTTATTTTGACCGGGATCCTGACGCTTTCAGATGTATCATTGACGTGTATTACTTCGGTGAGATTCACATCAAACGAGGTATCTGTCCCATTTGTTTTATTAAAGAGATGGAATTCTGGAAAATTGACCAAAGCTATTTGGACGAGTGCTGTAAAAGTGACTTGACTGAAAAAGAGGAAGAGCTGGCTGAGATTGCCAACAAAGTGAAGCTTATCTTGGATGATCTAGATGTGGTCCCTTCTTTCAACCGCTCAGCGCGGTACCAAAAGTCCCTTTGGAAACTCATGGAGAAACCGGAGTCCTCATTGCCTGCGCGCATTATCGCCATTGCATCTTTCCTCTTCGTCCTTGTGTCATCCTTGGTGATGTGCGTGGGTACCATTCCAGAAGTCCAAATGGAGGACGACGAGGGGGACCTTGTGGAACACCCAACGCTGGAGGCCATCGAGACAGCATGCATAGGCTGGTTCACCGTAGAATATCTGCTGCGTTTTATGTCCTCCCCAAACAAACTGCACTTTTTCCTATCCTTTATGAACATAATAGACTTCATGGCTATCATGCCCTTTTACGTGGTGCTGACCCTAACTTACCAGGGTACGGCCATGATGGATCTGGCCAAGGTCCAGCAAGCGGTCCAGGCGCTTCGCATCATGCGTATTGCCCGCATCTTCAAACTGGCACGTCACTCCTCCGGGCTACAGACTCTCACCTATGCGCTGAAGAGGAGTTTCAAAGAGCTGGGGCTGCTCCTTATGTACATGGGCATAGGGATATTCGTGTTCTCAGCACTGGGCTACACCCTGGAGCAAAGCCACCCGGAGACCCTCTTCAGTAGCATCCCACAGTCCTTCTGGTGGGCTATTATCACCATGACGACCGTAGGCTATGGAGACATTTACCCCAAAACCACGCTCGGAAAGTGCAACGCAGCCATCAGCTTCCTGTGTGGGGTGATAGCCATCGCGTTGCCCATTCACCCCATTATCAACAACTTCGTTATTTTTTACAACAAGCAGAGATTGCTCGAGACTGCGGCCAAGCACGAGCTGGAGCTCATGGAGTTGCAGTCTAGCGAGGACTCAATGGTGAAGGCCACGCGCAAGTCTGGCGCATTGGGTGCATTGGAGAGCTCTATGCGCACCTCTCGTAGTGATAATTCTATACCACTTATTGAGGAATCAACCAGGACTTTTAAGTCGAAAAAGTATTGCTCCGAAACAGAATCGTTTTAA